One stretch of Dokdonia sp. Hel_I_53 DNA includes these proteins:
- a CDS encoding HAD family hydrolase, translating into MTKKKKINTIIFDLGGVLIDWNPEYVYLKEFRGDRQYMDWFLNHICAWDWNVNQDAGYSLDKATKERIAMFPEYEDYIRMYYGRWEEMLGFAHEGTLKILKELVDNPEYRVLALTNWSGETFPIALKKFPWLQWFEGILVSGDEGTRKPFKDIYDLMLERYKINPSEAIFIDDSLKNVMGCEASGIKGVHFINSKTLAVQLRSLGINCTIS; encoded by the coding sequence ATGACAAAAAAAAAAAAAATAAATACGATCATTTTTGATCTAGGTGGAGTACTCATAGATTGGAATCCTGAATATGTATATCTAAAGGAGTTTCGCGGTGATCGGCAGTACATGGACTGGTTTTTAAATCATATTTGTGCTTGGGATTGGAATGTAAATCAAGATGCAGGCTACTCCTTAGATAAAGCTACAAAAGAGCGCATTGCTATGTTTCCAGAATATGAAGATTATATACGTATGTATTATGGAAGGTGGGAAGAAATGCTGGGATTTGCTCACGAAGGGACACTAAAGATCCTTAAGGAGCTCGTAGACAATCCTGAATATAGAGTACTGGCGCTCACAAATTGGAGTGGAGAAACTTTCCCTATTGCTCTTAAAAAGTTCCCATGGCTACAATGGTTTGAAGGTATTTTGGTCTCTGGAGATGAAGGAACCAGAAAGCCTTTTAAAGATATTTATGACCTTATGCTAGAGCGTTATAAGATTAACCCTTCAGAAGCTATTTTTATTGACGATAGTTTAAAAAATGTAATGGGGTGTGAAGCCTCTGGGATAAAAGGAGTTCATTTTATAAATTCAAAAACACTAGCTGTACAATTGAGAAGCTTAGGTATTAACTGTACAATATCTTAA
- a CDS encoding PepSY-like domain-containing protein: MHRIKIMAIALTVGITVSCGQYVESQNTDKDDAPNEVKATFQNKYPGENDPDWHIDSNGNYESHFKIDGVKHRADFNPNGAWIETEVSIDKNELPEAVIKVINEQFPDEKITEIERVQSAEKGLFYDVEFKRKGKNKDVEINKFGKIIN, translated from the coding sequence ATGCATAGAATTAAAATAATGGCCATAGCTTTAACCGTAGGGATTACTGTAAGTTGCGGGCAATACGTTGAAAGTCAAAATACAGACAAAGATGATGCTCCAAATGAAGTAAAAGCTACATTTCAAAATAAATATCCTGGAGAGAATGATCCAGACTGGCATATAGATTCAAATGGAAATTATGAATCACACTTTAAAATTGACGGTGTAAAGCATAGGGCAGATTTTAATCCCAATGGAGCTTGGATTGAGACCGAAGTGAGTATTGATAAGAATGAGTTACCAGAAGCTGTAATAAAGGTGATTAATGAGCAATTTCCAGATGAAAAGATAACAGAGATTGAGCGTGTGCAAAGTGCTGAGAAGGGACTGTTTTATGATGTTGAGTTTAAAAGAAAAGGCAAAAACAAAGATGTAGAGATTAATAAATTTGGAAAAATTATTAATTAA
- a CDS encoding MDR family MFS transporter encodes MKALLHTYLNTFKGLSPEIWWLSLITFINRCGAMVIPFLSIYLNKNLEFTLGDVGWVMTSYGVGSFCGAWVGGKLCDIIGYYKVILVSLILTGVNFMWVMHVEDFWMMCLSFFILIGIADMGRPAFFVALSAYSKPENKTRSLTLLRLAINLGFSAGPAIGGLLIATVSYDALFYTDGITCILAAVLMSQVLNPKKVKELDKEIPLKNPISPAKDVPYILFLIALSLFGIIFVQYFSTVPIFYKNVYALSEDQIGLILALNGAIIVIFEMPLISWMERKNFSNIQNTIVGLVMTGMSFLLLLWETWVGVVVIGMIIATFGEMISFPFSNKFALNRSKIGRQGAFMGWYSMSFSVAHIFGHNSGMQMTEKFGFNATWFLLLVLTLIAWLLLFIVKQMLQKEKDEQPVSLGLK; translated from the coding sequence ATGAAAGCATTGTTACATACATACTTAAACACTTTTAAAGGACTTTCTCCAGAAATATGGTGGTTATCACTTATTACTTTCATTAATAGATGTGGTGCCATGGTGATTCCATTTCTATCTATTTATCTTAATAAGAATTTAGAGTTCACTCTAGGCGATGTAGGCTGGGTTATGACTTCTTATGGCGTAGGTTCTTTTTGCGGGGCTTGGGTTGGAGGAAAATTATGTGACATTATAGGTTACTATAAAGTAATATTAGTAAGTCTAATTCTTACTGGCGTAAATTTTATGTGGGTGATGCACGTAGAAGATTTCTGGATGATGTGCCTATCGTTTTTTATTCTTATTGGTATTGCAGATATGGGAAGGCCTGCTTTCTTTGTTGCTTTAAGTGCATACTCAAAGCCAGAGAATAAAACGAGGTCTCTCACCCTTTTAAGGCTAGCTATAAATTTAGGATTTTCTGCAGGGCCAGCAATTGGCGGGTTATTAATTGCAACAGTAAGTTATGACGCTCTATTTTATACAGATGGTATCACTTGTATACTAGCAGCGGTATTGATGTCTCAAGTTTTGAATCCCAAGAAAGTGAAAGAACTTGATAAAGAAATTCCTTTAAAAAATCCCATCTCACCGGCTAAAGACGTTCCTTACATATTATTTTTAATAGCACTTTCGTTATTTGGGATCATCTTTGTTCAGTACTTTTCTACAGTTCCTATTTTTTATAAAAATGTGTATGCTTTAAGTGAAGATCAAATAGGACTTATACTTGCGCTTAATGGTGCCATTATTGTCATTTTTGAAATGCCGTTAATTTCATGGATGGAAAGGAAAAATTTTTCAAATATCCAGAATACTATAGTAGGTTTAGTGATGACTGGTATGAGCTTTTTATTACTTCTCTGGGAAACTTGGGTAGGTGTGGTCGTTATTGGGATGATTATTGCCACCTTTGGTGAGATGATCTCCTTTCCCTTTAGTAATAAATTTGCACTCAATCGGTCAAAAATAGGTAGACAAGGTGCTTTTATGGGGTGGTATAGCATGTCTTTCTCTGTGGCACATATCTTTGGTCATAATAGTGGTATGCAAATGACAGAAAAATTTGGCTTTAATGCTACTTGGTTTTTGCTGTTAGTCCTTACCTTAATTGCTTGGTTGCTATTATTTATTGTAAAGCAAATGTTACAGAAAGAAAAAGATGAACAACCCGTATCTTTAGGGTTAAAATAA
- a CDS encoding VWA domain-containing protein has translation MQKHTLLLLIGAAILSLGVAGFQYFYNTRSVTKRNKVYALLRFFSIFCLLTLLINPSYKQVSYFTEKPTLAIAIDNSSSIKYLDYDLKAVHAVDRFRESESLSKLFDLDFYSFGEEFKTLDSLTFKDRQTSISASLNGLEAIYGNAIAPVVLMTDGNQTYGEDFKYTTQNYKQQVYPIILGDTLVYEDLRIGQVNVNRYAYINNKFPVEIFTTYTGNKDTRTRLSIKSGSTTLFSKTLNFNQDNTSQVINALIPASTVGVKQFKISLSPLIEEKNTNNNFKNFAVEIIDQKTNILLISSIVHPDIGMLKKSIESNRLRTLEINKPSKSISKINDYELVILYQPDASFKRVFEELKSLNKNAITITGAATDWRSLNSFQSTVKQEITGQEEEVQGKLNINFSSFVIPDLDFSNLPPLTTAFGEVTFTTNIDVAVTQQIGSLQTANPLIVTTDQNGRRGVYVLGEGLWRWRAQSFIDHKSFEKFDGFIDNLVQYAASNTKKSRLTLEYERFYYGNGEVRLYAQYFDKNYNFNERARLTINVVNQETKVSSTIPLLLKGNTYLADLNNLNAGEYSFTVSVEGQGLSRSGTFTIIPFEIEQQFLNANVTSLSTLASNTKSTLYSIDEVDQLISALLNDKRYRPVQKSVENIVPLIDWRWLLALLAIFLTAEWLMRKYNGLT, from the coding sequence TTGCAAAAACACACACTACTTTTACTAATTGGCGCTGCTATACTGTCATTAGGAGTAGCTGGGTTTCAATATTTTTACAACACAAGATCTGTAACAAAACGCAATAAAGTGTATGCTTTGTTGCGTTTTTTTTCAATTTTTTGCTTACTTACGTTACTTATAAATCCAAGTTATAAGCAGGTTTCTTATTTTACAGAAAAGCCTACACTTGCTATTGCAATTGACAATTCATCGAGTATTAAATATTTGGACTATGATCTTAAAGCGGTTCATGCGGTAGATCGCTTTCGCGAAAGCGAATCTCTTTCAAAACTTTTTGATCTAGATTTTTATAGTTTTGGAGAAGAATTCAAAACTTTAGATTCATTAACTTTTAAGGATAGACAAACGAGTATATCTGCTTCCTTAAATGGTCTTGAGGCTATTTATGGAAATGCTATCGCACCTGTAGTTTTGATGACAGATGGCAATCAAACCTATGGAGAAGATTTTAAGTATACTACTCAAAACTATAAGCAGCAAGTATATCCAATTATTTTAGGCGATACTTTGGTGTATGAAGATCTAAGAATAGGACAAGTAAATGTAAATCGCTACGCCTATATAAATAATAAATTTCCCGTTGAGATATTTACAACGTATACAGGAAATAAAGATACAAGAACAAGGCTCTCCATTAAATCTGGATCAACAACTCTTTTTTCTAAAACTTTAAACTTTAATCAAGACAATACTTCTCAGGTAATAAACGCCCTTATTCCGGCTAGTACAGTGGGTGTAAAACAATTTAAGATTAGCTTATCACCCTTAATAGAAGAAAAGAATACTAATAATAATTTTAAAAATTTTGCAGTAGAAATTATTGATCAAAAAACAAATATACTACTCATTAGTTCTATTGTACATCCCGATATAGGGATGCTTAAAAAAAGTATAGAAAGTAATAGATTACGCACTTTAGAAATCAATAAACCTAGTAAGAGTATTTCAAAAATTAACGATTATGAGCTAGTAATCCTCTATCAACCAGATGCAAGTTTTAAAAGAGTTTTTGAAGAACTTAAAAGCTTAAATAAAAATGCGATAACGATTACGGGAGCTGCTACAGACTGGAGGTCATTAAATAGTTTTCAGAGTACTGTAAAGCAAGAAATTACAGGCCAAGAGGAGGAAGTACAGGGGAAGCTGAACATCAATTTTTCCTCATTTGTAATACCAGATTTAGATTTTTCAAACCTACCACCACTTACTACTGCATTTGGAGAAGTAACATTTACAACTAACATAGATGTTGCCGTGACCCAACAAATAGGATCTTTGCAAACAGCTAACCCACTTATTGTAACTACAGATCAGAATGGAAGGAGAGGTGTTTATGTGTTAGGAGAGGGGTTATGGAGGTGGCGCGCACAGAGTTTTATCGACCATAAAAGTTTTGAAAAGTTTGATGGTTTTATTGATAATTTAGTTCAGTATGCTGCCTCAAACACTAAAAAAAGTAGACTAACTTTAGAGTACGAACGCTTCTATTACGGTAATGGTGAAGTGAGATTATATGCCCAATATTTTGATAAAAACTATAATTTTAATGAAAGAGCACGCCTAACTATTAATGTAGTTAATCAAGAGACTAAGGTGTCTTCAACTATACCATTACTTCTTAAGGGGAATACCTATCTTGCAGATCTAAATAACCTAAATGCTGGAGAATATTCTTTTACAGTTTCTGTAGAAGGTCAAGGATTATCACGCTCAGGAACATTCACAATCATACCATTTGAAATTGAGCAACAATTTCTCAATGCAAATGTAACATCGCTTAGTACTTTAGCGTCTAACACTAAGAGTACACTATATTCAATAGATGAAGTAGATCAATTAATAAGCGCGTTACTTAATGATAAGCGCTATAGGCCTGTCCAAAAAAGCGTTGAAAATATTGTACCTTTAATTGATTGGAGATGGCTGCTTGCATTACTAGCTATCTTTCTTACAGCAGAATGGCTTATGCGTAAGTATAATGGACTTACTTAA
- a CDS encoding prohibitin family protein: MEKLPKIGVPIIIGVILLFVIITKSAVTIDSGEAGVLFETFGDGVVTDEPPMGEGFHLVAPWNKVFVYEVRQQELFEKMKVLSSNGLEIQIDASAWYEPVYNELGNLHQSLGQDYLQRVIQPAIRSAARSVVGRYTPEQLYSSKRDAIQDEIFAETKKILSKQYVQLNEVLVRDVTLPNTIKEAIERKLRQEQESLEYEFRLVTASKEAEKVRIEAQGKADANKILSASLTDKILQDKGIDATIKLSQSSNSKVVVIGSGDSGLPLILGNN; the protein is encoded by the coding sequence ATGGAAAAATTACCTAAAATTGGAGTACCTATTATTATTGGAGTCATTCTTTTATTTGTAATCATTACTAAATCTGCCGTTACGATAGACTCTGGAGAAGCTGGAGTACTTTTTGAAACCTTTGGCGATGGAGTTGTGACAGATGAGCCTCCTATGGGTGAAGGTTTTCACTTAGTGGCACCATGGAACAAAGTTTTTGTATATGAAGTAAGACAACAAGAACTTTTTGAAAAAATGAAAGTTCTATCTTCCAATGGATTAGAAATTCAGATTGATGCTTCTGCATGGTATGAACCTGTTTATAATGAACTAGGTAACTTACATCAATCTCTTGGACAAGATTACTTACAGCGCGTTATACAACCAGCAATACGATCTGCAGCACGTAGTGTGGTGGGTAGATATACACCAGAACAGTTATATTCTAGTAAACGAGATGCAATTCAAGACGAAATATTTGCCGAAACAAAAAAAATACTATCTAAGCAATATGTACAGCTTAATGAGGTATTGGTAAGAGATGTTACGTTACCAAATACAATAAAAGAGGCTATTGAGCGTAAATTACGACAAGAGCAAGAGTCGTTAGAATATGAGTTCCGACTTGTAACAGCCTCAAAAGAAGCAGAGAAAGTGCGTATTGAAGCTCAAGGTAAGGCAGATGCAAATAAGATATTAAGCGCCTCTCTAACTGACAAAATTTTGCAAGATAAAGGAATAGATGCGACTATAAAGCTATCACAATCTTCAAATTCTAAAGTGGTTGTAATTGGGTCAGGAGACTCTGGACTTCCATTAATTTTAGGAAACAATTAA
- the fabG gene encoding 3-oxoacyl-[acyl-carrier-protein] reductase has translation MKLLEGKTAIITGASRGIGKGIAQVFAQHGANVAFTYSSSASAAEELEKELSNSGVKVKGYKSNAADFEQAQDLVKNVLEDFGAIDILINNAGITKDNLLMRMSEKDFDQVLEVNLKSVFNMTKAVQRTMLKQRKGSIVNMSSVVGVKGNAGQANYAASKAGMIGFSKSMALELGSRNIRTNVIAPGFIETEMTAKLDEATVAGWRQEIPLKRGGSPEDIANACVFLASDLSAYITGQVINVDGGMLT, from the coding sequence ATGAAATTACTAGAAGGAAAAACCGCGATCATTACTGGAGCAAGTAGAGGTATAGGTAAAGGAATAGCTCAAGTCTTTGCTCAACATGGAGCAAATGTAGCATTCACATATAGTTCTTCTGCGAGCGCAGCTGAAGAGCTAGAGAAGGAATTATCTAACAGCGGAGTAAAAGTGAAAGGGTATAAAAGTAATGCTGCAGATTTTGAACAAGCTCAAGACCTTGTGAAAAATGTTTTAGAAGACTTTGGAGCTATAGATATTCTAATCAATAATGCTGGTATTACTAAAGATAATCTCTTGATGCGTATGTCTGAAAAAGATTTTGATCAAGTTCTTGAAGTAAATTTAAAGTCTGTTTTCAATATGACGAAGGCAGTGCAGCGCACAATGCTCAAGCAACGTAAAGGAAGTATTGTTAATATGAGTTCTGTTGTAGGAGTAAAAGGAAATGCTGGTCAAGCAAATTATGCGGCATCTAAGGCAGGTATGATTGGTTTTTCAAAGTCAATGGCATTAGAACTAGGATCTCGTAATATCCGTACAAATGTCATTGCTCCTGGTTTTATTGAGACAGAGATGACAGCAAAGCTAGATGAGGCGACGGTTGCTGGATGGAGGCAAGAAATACCTCTTAAGCGAGGGGGCTCTCCAGAGGATATAGCAAATGCATGTGTATTTTTAGCTAGTGATCTTAGTGCCTATATCACGGGTCAAGTTATTAATGTAGACGGAGGTATGCTTACCTAA
- a CDS encoding SulP family inorganic anion transporter, with translation MSPKKNRTQNFIKTLPRNIFSGFVVSLIALPLGLGLAMASEAPPIAGIITAVIGGVLVSILGGSHITITGPGNGLVGVLLIAITALGLESTYAAIICSGIILMTLGFLRMGKLADFFPSSAIQGMLAAIGLIILGKQFHIMLGNKINRDSSVDYLLEIPNTIINVFSYKDKGLLFAAAFGILSLCIMMFYDKLRNKYFQLVPAPMWIVIISIGFSYYYELFLNQPNPISPAYMLTGIPALFEIVSEIPTPDFTKIGSFTFWMSVVSLTLIASIESLLSIKAVDKLDPLKRRSNINRDLKALGLATIGSGFLGGLNVVTVIARSSVNVNNGGSNRSANFAHALFLVIFIGLFSTQLTRIPLPALMAILVYTGYKLASPQVVRNMFTIGKEQVIIFFTTLLTTLFVDLISGILAGILITLVIHIILNKSAGLFFRNIFKPNVLVYQEKEGNYYVSIKHFCSFINFFKLKQQLEAIPENQDVIVDFSKCHFVDHTVMENLHNFQEAFSKKGGHFEIVGLDMHGADTEHPFALRKIIPVPTVFTKSQTKRQLLLEEVASNYDLEYHPDKNNDVEDLYRFLYFETKHIQHSYNEFKDLKNKLHLFDIIYSEGEFIAKETIRSTMITIDLPISIPTFTIDKEGFLEKFYAIAGWKDINIVGHSDFSNRFYLIGENDDEIRDFFSVDLIHFLESNPYYHIESRGNQILIFSKERLATIKEIKALLDYSKRLEKVLLRTPVLV, from the coding sequence ATGAGCCCAAAAAAAAATCGTACACAAAATTTTATAAAAACGCTCCCGCGTAATATTTTCTCTGGATTTGTTGTTAGCCTTATAGCCTTACCATTAGGACTTGGACTCGCAATGGCAAGTGAAGCCCCACCTATAGCAGGTATTATTACAGCTGTTATAGGAGGCGTCTTAGTCTCCATACTAGGGGGAAGTCATATAACAATCACTGGACCTGGTAATGGATTAGTAGGCGTTTTACTTATTGCCATTACCGCACTAGGTTTAGAAAGTACCTATGCTGCAATTATATGTTCAGGAATCATCTTGATGACCCTTGGATTTTTGCGTATGGGAAAACTTGCAGATTTTTTCCCTTCCTCTGCAATACAAGGAATGCTAGCTGCCATAGGTCTTATTATCCTGGGAAAGCAGTTTCATATCATGCTAGGTAATAAAATTAATCGAGACAGCAGTGTTGATTATTTATTGGAAATTCCAAATACTATTATTAATGTATTTTCTTATAAAGACAAAGGCTTACTATTTGCAGCAGCATTCGGAATTCTAAGTTTATGCATTATGATGTTTTATGATAAACTTCGTAATAAATACTTTCAGCTAGTTCCTGCACCTATGTGGATAGTAATTATATCCATAGGATTTAGTTATTATTATGAACTTTTTTTAAATCAACCCAATCCTATTTCCCCTGCTTATATGCTTACAGGAATTCCCGCACTCTTCGAGATTGTTTCTGAAATACCCACACCTGACTTTACAAAAATAGGATCATTCACATTTTGGATGAGTGTAGTGTCACTCACTCTCATTGCGAGTATTGAATCATTATTAAGCATAAAAGCTGTAGATAAATTAGATCCTCTTAAAAGACGATCTAATATTAATAGAGATTTAAAAGCCTTAGGTCTAGCTACAATTGGAAGTGGCTTTTTAGGAGGGCTTAACGTGGTGACTGTTATTGCCCGTAGCTCTGTTAATGTAAATAATGGAGGATCTAATAGAAGTGCTAATTTTGCTCATGCTCTATTTTTAGTCATTTTCATAGGACTCTTTAGTACACAGCTTACTCGTATACCTTTACCTGCGTTGATGGCTATATTAGTGTACACAGGATATAAACTAGCTTCTCCACAAGTTGTGCGGAATATGTTTACAATAGGTAAAGAACAAGTGATTATTTTTTTTACTACTCTCCTTACAACCCTCTTTGTAGATCTTATCTCTGGTATACTAGCTGGAATACTTATTACGCTAGTTATCCATATCATATTAAATAAAAGTGCAGGATTATTTTTTAGAAATATTTTTAAACCAAATGTCTTAGTCTATCAAGAGAAAGAAGGAAATTATTACGTGAGCATAAAACATTTTTGTTCTTTTATAAATTTTTTCAAATTGAAACAGCAACTAGAAGCGATTCCTGAGAATCAAGACGTTATTGTAGATTTTTCAAAATGCCATTTTGTAGACCATACGGTCATGGAAAACCTGCATAATTTCCAAGAAGCTTTTTCAAAAAAAGGGGGTCATTTTGAAATTGTAGGACTTGATATGCACGGAGCAGATACAGAGCATCCTTTTGCGTTGAGAAAAATAATTCCAGTCCCAACAGTATTTACAAAGAGTCAAACAAAAAGACAATTACTTCTTGAAGAAGTAGCGTCTAACTATGACTTGGAATATCATCCAGATAAAAATAATGATGTAGAAGATCTTTATAGATTTTTATATTTTGAAACCAAGCATATTCAACACTCTTATAATGAGTTTAAAGATTTAAAAAATAAATTACATCTTTTTGACATTATTTACTCTGAAGGAGAGTTCATAGCAAAAGAAACTATTAGATCTACAATGATCACTATAGACTTACCTATAAGTATTCCTACCTTCACAATAGACAAGGAAGGATTCTTAGAAAAATTCTATGCGATTGCTGGCTGGAAAGATATAAATATTGTTGGCCATTCAGATTTCTCAAATAGATTTTACCTGATAGGTGAAAATGATGATGAGATTAGAGATTTTTTCTCCGTTGATCTTATACACTTTCTAGAAAGCAATCCCTATTATCACATTGAGTCTAGAGGAAACCAAATTCTCATTTTCAGTAAAGAACGCTTAGCTACCATTAAAGAAATTAAGGCACTCCTAGATTACTCTAAAAGATTAGAAAAGGTATTATTAAGAACGCCTGTTCTTGTTTGA
- the arsC gene encoding arsenate reductase (glutaredoxin) (This arsenate reductase requires both glutathione and glutaredoxin to convert arsenate to arsenite, after which the efflux transporter formed by ArsA and ArsB can extrude the arsenite from the cell, providing resistance.), with the protein MIKIYHNPRCSKSRQALAEIEASGKDFEIIKYLENPLSTQELKAILAKLNIIPIELARKNESVWKDVYKGKNLSDDEIILAMIENPKLIERPIVIDGKNAVIGRPTQLVTDLLLK; encoded by the coding sequence ATGATAAAAATATATCACAACCCACGTTGTTCTAAGAGCAGACAAGCCTTAGCCGAAATTGAAGCATCAGGAAAAGATTTTGAAATTATTAAATATCTAGAAAACCCACTATCAACGCAAGAGTTAAAGGCTATCCTAGCAAAGCTTAACATTATCCCTATAGAACTTGCTCGTAAAAATGAGTCTGTATGGAAAGATGTTTATAAGGGGAAGAACCTTTCTGATGATGAGATTATTTTAGCTATGATAGAAAATCCTAAACTTATCGAACGTCCCATTGTGATTGATGGAAAAAATGCCGTTATTGGAAGACCGACACAATTAGTTACAGATTTACTTCTCAAATAA
- a CDS encoding universal stress protein gives MDPNPFKVIGIGATFSPNLKANLFEAARLCLLLKAKLVIIHVGEESLDKKESFKTILDPFLKYGLVSETVFTPGDPSEVILRASASLRIDMLIIGALQRENLVNYYVGSIARKITRKAKCSVLLLINPSVDRIPCKHIVVNGLEDPKTEKTVRNAFYVAHQLGASKITVVEEIREQEIHVHIDDDNSLRKAAIAKEKLIKREDSRVQKIVAEVAPDDKKAITIESQPIFGKRGYSIGHYAEVVRADLLVMNAPNKTKFWDRLFPHDIEHILTELPTDVLIIR, from the coding sequence TTGGACCCCAACCCATTTAAAGTTATAGGCATTGGTGCCACTTTTTCTCCTAATCTTAAGGCTAACTTGTTTGAGGCTGCTAGACTATGCCTTCTTTTAAAAGCTAAGCTTGTTATTATTCATGTAGGGGAGGAATCCCTCGATAAAAAAGAATCTTTCAAGACAATTTTAGATCCTTTTTTAAAATATGGATTAGTATCAGAAACTGTTTTTACACCAGGTGACCCTTCAGAAGTAATATTGCGCGCATCTGCTTCATTACGCATTGACATGCTCATCATAGGCGCATTGCAAAGAGAAAATTTAGTAAACTATTATGTAGGGTCTATCGCTCGTAAAATAACTCGAAAAGCAAAGTGCTCTGTCTTATTACTTATCAATCCTTCTGTAGACCGGATACCCTGTAAACATATTGTAGTTAATGGCTTAGAAGACCCTAAAACCGAAAAAACAGTAAGAAATGCGTTTTATGTTGCTCATCAACTAGGAGCTTCTAAAATTACTGTTGTTGAAGAAATACGTGAGCAAGAAATACATGTTCATATAGATGACGATAACTCCTTACGCAAAGCAGCAATTGCTAAAGAAAAACTCATAAAACGTGAAGACAGTCGTGTCCAAAAAATTGTTGCAGAGGTTGCTCCAGATGATAAAAAAGCCATCACTATAGAATCACAACCTATTTTTGGCAAAAGAGGGTATTCTATTGGACATTATGCAGAGGTTGTGAGAGCAGATCTACTCGTCATGAATGCGCCAAATAAAACAAAATTCTGGGACCGACTATTCCCACATGATATAGAGCATATTCTCACAGAACTACCTACAGACGTTTTAATTATACGATGA